Proteins encoded within one genomic window of Homo sapiens chromosome 21, GRCh38.p14 Primary Assembly:
- the TFF3 gene encoding trefoil factor 3 precursor, whose amino-acid sequence MAARALCMLGLVLALLSSSSAEEYVGLSANQCAVPAKDRVDCGYPHVTPKECNNRGCCFDSRIPGVPWCFKPLQEAECTF is encoded by the exons ATGGCTGCCAGAGCGCTCTGCATGCTGGGGCTGGTCCTGGCCTTGCTGTCCTCCAGCTCTGCTGAGGAGTACGTGGGCCTGT CTGCAAACCAGTGTGCCGTGCCAGCCAAGGACAGGGTGGACTGCGGCTACCCCCATGTCACCCCCAAGGAGTGCAACAACCGGGGCTGCTGCTTTGACTCCAGGATCCCTGGAGTGCCTTGGTGTTTCAAGCCCCTGCAGGAAGCAG AATGCACCTTCTGA